A window from Vanessa atalanta chromosome 18, ilVanAtal1.2, whole genome shotgun sequence encodes these proteins:
- the LOC125070964 gene encoding protein CLP1 homolog — protein MTEVQLQEFKLEPDSELRFEVESKNEKVVLEVKSGYAELFGTELVKGKPYEFHTGAKVAVFTWHGCTVELRGRTEVSYIAKETPMVVYLNVHAALEQQRVAAEQENTRGPVTMVVGPGDVGKSTLTRILLNYAVRMGRRPIFVELDVGQGHISVPGTVGALLVERPASIEEGFSQQAPLVYHFGHKSPEENLELYNTIVSRLAEVIAERCENNKKASTSGVIINTCGWVKGAGYKVLTHAAQAFEVDVILVLDNERLYNELKRDMPKFVKVVYLPKSGGVVERSSTQRAEARDARIREYFYGKRTPYYPHSFDVKFSDLKIYKVGAPSLPDSCMPLGMRAEDALTKLVSVWPAPALAHRLLAVSFAAGPDDHVLHCNLAGFVCVTAVDPERQTLTILSPQPRPLPATVLLLSDLQYMDNH, from the exons ATGACTGAAGTACAACTAcaagaatttaaattagaacCTGATTCAGAATTACGGTTTGAGGTAGAATCAAAAAACGAAAAAGTTGTTTTGGAG GTTAAAAGCGGATATGCCGAGTTGTTTGGTACGGAGCTGGTCAAAGGAAAGCCTTATGAGTTCCACACGGGTGCTAAAGTGGCGGTGTTCACGTGGCATGGGTGCACGGTCGAGCTCCGAGGTCGTACTGAAGTTAGTTATATCGCTAAGGAAACTCCAAtg gTAGTCTATCTGAATGTTCATGCAGCACTGGAACAACAGAGAGTCGCAGCAGAACAGGAGAATACAAGAGGCCCTGTCACCATGGTGGTGGGGCCAGGTGATGTAGGAAAGTCAACATTAACAAGGATACTACTAAATTATGCAGTAAGAATGGGAAGACGTCCAATATTTGTGGAATTAGATGTTGGTCAAGGGCACATAAGTGTTCCTGGAACTGTGG GTGCCCTGCTAGTTGAGCGACCAGCATCTATAGAAGAAGGCTTCAGTCAGCAAGCACCGCTAGTCTACCACTTTGGTCACAAATCACCCGAAGAGAATCTGGAactttataatacaattgtGTCACGGCTGGCTGAGGTGATTGCTGAACGATGCGAAAACAATAAGAAAG CATCAACGTCAGgtgtaataataaacacatgtGGTTGGGTGAAAGGAGCGGGATACAAGGTTTTGACACATGCTGCACAGGCATTTGAG gtGGATGTCATTTTAGTATTAGATAACGAAAGGCTGTACAATGAGTTAAAGAGAGATATGCCAAAATTTGTGAAAGTTGTTTACTTACCGAAAAGTGGAGgg GTTGTAGAGCGATCGTCAACACAGCGAGCCGAGGCAAGGGACGCTCGGATACGGGAGTATTTCTATGGAAAACGAACACCGTACTACCCACACTCGTTTGACGTTAAGTTCTCCGATTTGAAGATATATAAG GTGGGCGCGCCGTCGCTGCCCGACTCGTGCATGCCGCTGGGCATGCGCGCCGAGGACGCGCTGACCAAGCTGGTGAGCGTGTGGCCCGCGCCGGCGCTGGCGCACCGCCTGCTGGCCGTGTCCTTCGCCGCCGGCCCCGACGACCACGTGCTGCACTGCAACCTCGCCGGCTTCGTCTGCGT GACGGCGGTGGACCCCGAGCGCCAGACGCTGACCATCCTGTCGCCGCAGCCGCGCCCGCTGCCCGCCACCGTGCTGCTGCTGTCTGACCTGCAGTACATGGACAACCACTAG